CGCTGTCAACCATGATTGCTGCGGCATGTCGTGGACCGCGAAGGTGATCGAGGCGAGTGTGCCGTCCGGGTTGCGCAGCGCCCAGCTCTCCGAGATCTGGCCGGGCATGCTGCCGCCCTTGGCGGTCAGGCCGTCCACTGCGGTCCAGCTCAGGTGTTCGATGGCGATCTCTCGCGCAATCGCTTCGCCGAGCCCGTCCTCGACGAGCTGCTTATGCAGTTCATGAAGATGCCGGGGTGCGACCAGCCCTGCTTCGTTGGCCCATTCGATCTGTCGATCCCAGCTGGGCAGGGGTTCGGTGAGCACCTGGTCGCGGAACTCGGCGTCCTCGCGGAAGCGCTCGGCCAAGACGTCGTGATCGGTCTCCGACTCGTTCGGCATGAGCAGCGAGATGAGTGAACCCAGCATGGACGGCAGCTCGGTCGGTTCCCAGCCGATTTGGGCCGCCGCCGCGTGCAGGCGGTCGTCGCCGAGGTGGTCGCGCACCAGGTCGGTGGCCGCATTGTCGCTGAACACGATCATCGAGTTGACCACGTCGTCGATGGGCACCTCGTGGTCCGCGTCGGCCGGGTCGATGCCGAGCGCCTCCAACGCCGCCGGGTGGGCGCCGCCGTCGGTGTCGGGGACGTACCAGCTCTGCCATTCCCGCAGGGTGACGGTGGACTCGGGGCCGACGGAACCATCGGCCACCCCGAGCGAGTACGCGGCAAGATGCAGGATCTTGCGGGTCGATGCGAACGGCACCGGCTCGTCGGCGCCGGTGGACCAGGCCGTTCCCCGGCCATCATCGAAGATCACCGAGACGTTGTCCTGGTCGGATTCCAGGTGGCCCAGCCAGTCGAACGGTTCGCCGGCCTCGGTCGAGTCGGAGGCGGACTCCACGGCGGCGGCCGGGCTCGGCTCGCCGGGCGGAGTCGCACTCGATGCATCGGCTCCGCAGCCGGTGACCAGCAGCAGACCCGAGAGTAAGAACGGTTGCCAGCGCATAGGCTCCCCAGGATTTCGTAATTACGGAATTCCGGATGAGCGTAACAGGAGGCTATGGCCCCTGCCGAAACCGGCCGGTGGCGGTTCGGCTCGATGACGGCACCCGCGGCGTTGCTGACCAGGGCATCAGGTCGCCGGCACGCCGATGCGGCAGGCGCTCGAACTGTCGTCGTCAGGCCGCCGAGGTGCGGCGGCGCATTCGGCGAAGTTGGGCCTGCAGATACGGCCGGGCTCGTCGTTGACCGCCACGTTCGAGCACGGCGTCCGCGAATGCGGTCAGCGCGCGGAGCACACGGTCCGCGTCGGGACGCCAGCCACGTCGTTCGCAATCGGCGAGCCAGTCCACCGGGCTGATGTGGCCCCTGGTCCGGTTGCAGCGCCTGCACGCCGCCACCTCGTTCTCCAACCAGGACGGGCCCCCTTTGACTCTGGGCACCAGATGGTCGGTGGTCGGAATGCGCACGGAGGAGAATTCGCGGCCGCACCAGATACAGGTGTGTCCGTCTCTGTCGAGAAGCCAACGCAGTCGGGTGGCTCGATTCGGTTGCTGCGCTCGCCCATTCGTCGTCATCGCCCGGTCGTCCTTCCTCGGTGTCGGCGTCTGTTGGTGGGTTCTACTCGCGGGTGTGTCCGGCGGGAGGCCTGTGGGGGAGACTCCGCCTGCATGATCAATATTTTTCACCCGATAGTGTCAGTGTCCATCGAATTCATTGCTCTACGAGTACAGGCCGACCGATCTACTGCGCGGCAGGTCGACGACTACGGAACCGGTTGATCGACCGGAGTTCAGCGTTCATCGGTCGGGGTCGCACCAGGTGACAGCCGGGACTCGCCGACCGGTCGGTCACCCCGCAGTATCCGGCTCTCACCGACCGCGAGGTCCCAGAGCCGTGACCGATCCCAGCCGGTGGCGTTCCAGGCTTGCCGCACTCGTTCGATCGGTTCGCACACCGGCTCGCTGCTCAGCGCGAACGTGCCCCAATGCATGGTCGCCAGCCGCCGTGCGCCGAGGTCGCCGAACGCCCGGACGGCCTCCTCGGGATTCAGGTGGGCATGCTGGGAGAGCCACTGTGGTGAATAGGCGCCGATGGGGAGCATGGCCACATCGATATCGGGGTGCCTGCTGCCGATCTCGGCGAACCAATGCCCGTATCCGGTATCGCCTGCGTGGTACAGGCGATGGCCCGAAGGTCCCTCGATCACCCAGCCGCCCCACAGGCTTCGGCAGGTGTCGAACAGGGTGCGCCGACTCCAATGGTGCGACGGAACGAACTCGAATCGGAGGCCGGCGACGTCGGTCGACTCCCACCAATCCAACTCGTCGACCGCTTGGAAGCCTCGGCGAGCGAACCAGCCGCCGAGCCCGGCCGGAACCAGCATCGGAGTCGTCTTCGCAAGTCGTCGCAGGGTGGGCGCGTCCAGATGGTCGTAATGGTTGTGACTGATCAACACCGCATCCACGCGCGGCACCTCCCGCCAGTCGATCCCCGGCGGAGTCAACCTGCGGGCTATTCCGGGAATCCTGGTCGACCACACCGGGTCCACGAGCACACACGCCCCACCCATGCGCACGACGTAGCCTGCATGGCCGACCCAGGTGATGCCGGTGGCGTTCGACTCGATCTCGGGCAGCCCCGCTCGGACCACGGGCACCCCCTCGGCGGAGGTGGCGGCGGTACGCAGTTCCCCGGAGAAGAAGAGCCGCAACATGTCGCGCAGATCCGGTGGCCGCGCGGTCACCCGATCGGCGAACGAACGCTGGCGTGGCCGCCGCGCCGAGGTGGTCTTGATCATGTCATCAGCCTCACACGGCCAGGGGGACGCGCCTATCGGGGTTGCCCCGGTGTTGACCCCCATCGTCGACCCTGACCCGGCCGGGTGCAGCCTCGAGACAGCGGGCCCCAGGCCGGGACGTCACTCCGATTGTTCGTCACCCGAACGGTGCGGTGTGGCCGATCCTCCCTGTCGGTAGACCGGTCACACCGTGGTCCGATGTACCGGGCCGCGTCCGTAGCATCGGGGGGGTGCTCAACCCCATTCACCTGCGAACCCTCCAGGAATGCGTGCGTACCGGGTCATTCGCCGAGGCCGCGCGGGCGCTGGGCTACACCGCCTCCGCGGTCTCCCAGCAGATGATGCTGCTCGAACGGTCGGTCGGTGCACCGTTGTTCGAGCGTTCGGCCCGCTCGGTACGCAGCACTGCGGTCGGTGAGTTGTTGGCGGTTCGCAGCCGCGATGCCCTCGGCGCACTGCATCAACTCGAACGCGAGGTCCGGGCCATGGTCGTCGGGGACCAGGGCAGACTTCGGATCGGGAGTTTCGCCACGGCCAACGCGCGAGTACTGCCCGCGGCACTCGCCGCCGTCGTCGCCGACCGACCGGGCGCCGAGGTACACCTCGACGAGGGAGAACCTGACGAGGTGCTCGCCGGGGTACTCGATGCGACTCTCGATGCCGCAGTCGTCTTCGAATACGACCTCGACCCGCGATCCTGGCCTGCGGAGCTGTCCCGCGTCGAGCTGCTCACCGAGGTTCTGGGGCTGGCGGTGTCGGCCGATCACCGGCTGGGGGATCGAGGGGAGGTCGGCATCGGTGAACTCGCCGACGACCCGTGGATCTGCACCAGGGAGGACACCGCAGGAGCACGCTCACTCACCCGCCTCGCCGCATCGGCCAATTTCGCACCCCGGATCGTCTGTCGCAGCAACGACTATGGAGTCATCCGCGACCTGGTCTCCCGTGGCCTCGGTGTCGCGCTCCTGCCGGGGCTTGCCATCGAGGACGGATCCCTGCGAGTACTGCGTCTGATCGGCTGGCAGCCCTGCCGTCGGGTGCTGGCGCTATTCCGTCCCGGCAACACCAACCCCCTGCTGCCCCTGGTGCTGGAGCACCTCACCCGGGTCAGCTCCGCATTGCCCAGCACCGTGTTGCACGAGACGAACCCGCGGCTCTGAGGCAGCCTGTGGCCATGGCCTGCCCAGTCCGGAACGCCCGGTCATCCCGGTCCCGAGCTGGTTCGCGGTGAAGGGCTGCTACCCCTGAGGCCCATTGATTGATCCGCTGAGACCTCTTGGACGCTGGGACGGATCCGGCCATGCTGGGTGGGCAGGCGCCCCAGCCGGAGCCCGCCGACGGTGTCGTGACCAGGTTGACCTGTGCGAGAGGTGCGCGTGACGAAGAACCCGGTGGACGAGTACTTCCTGACCGAGATCGCAGGGCTCTCGCCCGTGGCGGCCGTCGACCCGGCGGATCCGATCCCCGGGCATCCCGAACTGACCGGGACCCGCTTGCTCGGCATGTTCGACTCGCAGGTGGGCAGCCGCCACCTGGATCTCGCTGCCCGCGCGCTCGGCGCCGCAGGCAAGGGCTTCTACAGCATCGGTTCGTCCGGGCACGAGGGCAATGCGTCGGTCGCCGCCGCACTGCGGCCCACCGATCCCGCCCTGCTCCACTACCGTTCCGGCGCCTTCTTCCTGGAGCGGGCAGGCCAGGTACCGGGGCAACGACCATTGCGTGACGTGCTTCTCGGTGTGGTCGCCGCCTCGGCGGAGCCGATCTCCGGGGGACGGCACAAGGTGTTCGGCCACCGCGACCTCGACATCATTCCGCAGACCTCCACGATCGCCTCACATCTACCGAGAGCGGTTGGTCTGGCCTTCGCCTTGGAACGGGCCAAGGCGCTCGGCATCGACAGCGAGCGTCCCGCAGATGCGGTGGTGGTCTGCAGCTTCGGCGATGCCTCCGCCAACCATTCGACCGCGACCGGTGCGATCAATGCCGCGCTGCACTGCGCCTACCAGGGCGTCGGGCTGCCCTTGTTGTTCGTCTGCGAGGACAACGGGATCGGGATCAGCGTTCGCACCCCCACTGATTGGATAGCCAGGAGCCATCGGGACCTGCCGGGGATGACCTATCTGGAGGCGGACGGGTCCGATCTGCCCGCTGCCTTCGCCGTGGCGAAACAGGCGGTGGCCGAGGTTCGTCGCGAGCGACGACCCGTCTTCCTGCGACTGTCCACGGTCCGGTTGATGGGACACGCGGGCTCTGATCTGGAGTCGGGCTACCGCAGTCGGTCGGAGATCAACGCCGACTACACGCGAGACCCGGTGACGGCGACGGCACGTCTGCTGGTCGGCCTGGGCATCGCCACCCCGCAACAGCTGCTCGACCGCTACGCCGCCCTGCGTGCCGAGGTATCCGACCTGGCCACCGAGGTGGTCGGTCTGCCGAAACTGGCGTCGGCGGCCGAGGTGATGCGGCCGCTGGCTCCGATCAGTCCGATCGAGACCGCCGCACGAGCAGCGGTCGCCGCCCCGGCCGGTCGCCGCGCGACGGCGTTCCCCGACGGCCTGCCCGAATCCGAGGGCCCGTTGACCTTGGCGCAGTCGATCAACCGTGCGTTGGCCGACCTGCTCCTGGTGGATCCGGGCGCACTGATCTTCGGCGAGGACGTAGCACGCAAGGGCGGCGTCTACGGGGTGACGAAGGGCCTGCAACAGCGATTCGGCAGGCGGCGTGTCTTCGACACGCTGCTGGATGAACAGAGCGTCCTCGGCACCGCTCTGGGCGCGGGCCTGGCCGGGCTGCTGCCGATCCCCGAGATCCAATATCTGGCCTACCTGCACAACGCGGCGGACCAATTGCGGGGGGAGGCCGCGAGTCTCCGGTTCTTCTCCGCAGGTCAGTACCGGAATCCGATGGTGGTGCGAGTGGCAGGCCTCGGCTACCAGAAGGGCTTCGGTGGGCACTTCCACAACGACAACGGCCTGGCGGCGCTGCGAGACATCCCGGGTCTGATCGTGGCCTCGCCCTCGCGCCCGGACGACGCTGCGGCGATGTTGCGAACCTGTGCCGCCTCAGCGCGCACCGATGGGTCCGTCTGCGTCTTCCTGGAACCCATCGCGCTCTATCACCAGCGAGATCTCCACGAGGCGGGCGATGGCGACTGGGCGGCGAGCTATCCGGCGCCCGGTGATCCGACCATGGGGCAAACGCCATTGGGCCGTGCCCGACGATACGGCGATGGGCCGGATCTGACCTTGGTCAGCTTCGGAAACGGGGTGCGGATGAGCCTTCGCGTCGCCCGCAGGCTCGCGGAACAGGGAGTGGGTGCCCGGGTGCTCGACCTGCGGTGGCTCGCTCCGTTGCCGGTGGACGACCTACTGGCCGAGGCGGCCGCTACCGGACGGGTGCTGATCGTCGACGAGACCCGGCGCAGTGGTGGCGTGTCGGAGAGCGTGGTCACGGCGCTGGTCGACCGTGGATTCGATGGGCGGATAAGTCGTGTGACCAGCGAGGACAGTTTCATTCCGCTGGGCGCGGCTGCGGAACTCGTGCTACTCGACGAGGCCACCATCGAGGCCGCTGCGGTACGGCTCCTGATGTGACCCGATGGAATCGGCCTCGAGGTGGATCAGGAGTGCCGATCTGTTGGTCGATGATGCGGCAGCCCGCCCGGAACTCGGCTTGTTCCAGGCGGGCGTAGGACTGGGCATGTCTCAGGCGGGTCCGGTGCCATGCCGGTCGCCCTTCCGGGCGGCTCGGGATAGTTCGGCTCATGACCTTTCTCGGTGGCTCACCTCGATTATCGAGGAAGAATGGTTCTCGTTTAAACGTTTCTTCCCAACGATGTTCGGCGGGTATGGTCACGCGAATCTCTCCACTGCTGCTCGGATTCGCGCCTTGCCGTGCGCGGGCGTCGAACTCGACGGAGGTTACTCGAGGCCGACGCCATTGTTGATCCACTCGATCGATACCTTGCGGGAGTCGAACATTTGTTCGATCATGGATTTATGTCCGAGATCGATATCTCCAGGAATCCCGTTAGTGTCCTTCGGCGGATTTTGTCTGGCTTCGCCCGCCGATATCTCGGTGGTGGGGGCAAAGCGGCGAAGGCGGCCAGGTCCAGCTCGTCGCTCTCACGGGTTCGTCGAGCGAGCAGCGCCGCCCTCGGGGCGCTGCTCGGTGGGACCAGCCGTCGGCTGCGGAGCAGGCGAGGTTCGACGGAGCCACCATTGAGCGGCCGGCTCGACGAAGCGGGCGGCCAGCGGGCCGATGACGGCCATCGACAACACGTAGGTGGTGGCCAACGGGGCGAGCTGTGGCACGACGGCACCGCTCGCCACCGCAAGACCGGCGATGACGATCGAGAACTCGCCCCGGGCGACGAGCGCGGCACCGGTACGGACTCGCCCCGCTCGCCCGATACCCGCCCGTCCGGCCGCGTACCAACCGGTCAGCATCTTGGTGACCGTGGTGACGGCCGCCAGGGCCAACGCGGCCCACAACACGGCGGGGATCTCACTCGGATCGGTGTTGAGCCCGAAGACGACGAAGAAGACCGAGGCGAAGAGGTCCCGCAGAGGCGCCAGGACGCGGGTGGCGTTCTCGGCGGTCGAACCGGATATTGCGATTCCCAGCAGGAAGGCCCCGACGGCCGCGGACACCTCCAGTTCGGCCGCGATACCCGCGACCAGCAGTGCGGCGCCCAGCAATCGCAGCAGGAAGGCCTCGGGATGGCGCGAGTCGATGAGCGCCGAGACGATGCTCCCGTAACGCAGTGCCACCACCAAGACCACGGTCACCGCGAACAAGGCCACACCGACGGCCGTGATGCCGCCGATCAGGCTCAATCCGGCGAGCAATGCGGTGAGTACCGGCAGGTACACCGCCATGGTCAGGTCCTCGAACACGAGGATCGACAGCACCACGGGGGTTTCGCGGTTGCCCAGTCTGCCGGGGTCGCCCAAAACCTTGGCGATGATCCCGGAGGACGAGATATAGGTGACTCCGGCCATCGTCAGCATGCCTATCGGGCCCCAACCCAGCAGCAACGCCACGATCGCGCCGGGGGTGGCATTGAGCAGCAGATCGACCAAGCCGCCAGCCCAGGATCGACGCAACCCCGTCACCAATTCCTGCGCCGAGTACTCCAAACCCAGCAGCAACAACAACAGGATCACACCGATCTCGGCGGCGATCCCGGTGAACGACTCGATTCCCTGCAATGGCAACAGACCGCCATGGCCGAACATCAAGCCGCCGATCAAATACAGCGGAATAGGCGATATTCCCAATCGCCACGAAGCCTGTCCGAGCAAACTGAGGCCGAACAGGACCGCACCCAGTTCGATGAGCGCGATAGTCGTGTCATGCATCGCTCATCGCCCCGAGAATGTCAGCCACGCTCGAGAATCTCTGCGGCGAGTGCCAATCCGGCATCGGTGCCCACGATGATTATGAGATCGTGTGCCTGGAAGACGAAATCGGGCCGAGGCGAGGGAATCACCTCGCCGGCTCGTGCGACGGCCACCACGGAAGCACCGGTGCGAGTGCGCAGTGCCGTGTCGGCGAGGCTTCGCGTTGCGAAGGGCGAGCCGGGTGCGATCGGCAGCTGGCTCGTGGTCACGCCATCGACCTGGCTGTGTTCTTCGCGGAGCTGCAGCACGAGCTCCGGCGTGCCCAGCAGAGCGGCCAACGCACCGGTCTCCTCGGCGGTGAGCGGCACGCTGACTCGGCAGGTGTCCTCATCGTCGGGATCGGAGATGATCAGCTCCAGACGTCCATCACGATGGGTGATCACACCGAGTCTTCGGCCTGAGCCGGTACGGAAGTCCTGCCGGGTTCCGATCCCCGGCAGCGCAGTGACATCGACGTGCACGCCATTGAGCGTAGACCTCGTTCGGCGGTCGAACGGCGGCCGCCATCAGACTGGACTTATATGGGTAGGTATACGTTTACCTGGGGTTTTTGGCTGATGATGTGCACGTTCGTCCGGTCTTCCGGTCTGGCTGCTGTCTGGTTCAGCGCTGGCGTGGGTTGAGCGCGGCGCACTACACGAGGAACCGTGGAATGCGGACGAACCTGGCGAGCTTCGTCACGGTGAGTGACTGATCGTCGTGAGGTCGGAGGCCGGCGGGCGGTCCGCAGGCTGTCAGCGGCGCCGGGCCGGTGTCACGACCCGACTTCCATCGGAGGCGATCAGGACGGACACGGTCGCGTCGTAGTGCGTGGTGATGAGTGGTTCGGTCAGGACTTCGTCCGGTGTCCCGACCGAGACGGCTCGACCACGGTCGAGCAGCAGCAGCCGGGTGGCGTACTGGCCCGCCAAGGTCAGATCGTGCAGGGTACTGACCACGGTGACGCCGTCCTCGACCCGCAGGCGATCGACCAGTTCGAGCAATGCCTGGGCATGTCCGAGGTCCAGCCCGGTGGTGGGTTCGTCCAAGAGAAGGAGGCGAGGTTGCTGCGCCAGCACCCGGGCGAGGACGGCGCGTTGGCGCTCTCCACCGGAGAGCGTGCCCAGTTCTCGATCTGCGAGCGCGACCAGGTCCAACCGTCGTAGGACGTCGGCGACCACGATCAGATCGCGACGGCCCTCGCGGCCGAGCGGTGGGAGATAAGGAGTACGTCCGAGCAGGATGTAGTCGGTCACCGAGATCCCGGGTGGGATCTGTGGGATCTGTGGCGAGTAGCCGATCGACCTGGCGCGGTCGCGGTGGCTCATGGATTCCAGCGGTAGCTCACCGAGCCGCACCGTGCCTTGGTGGGGTATCAGCCCGGCGATCGCCTTCAACAGGGTCGATTTGCCTGCGCCATTCGGGCCGATGATGCCCAGCCAATCGCCGGTTCCGACGTCGACGGCGACATCGTGCACCACCGGGGTGGCGCCCTGGTAGGTCACGGTGACACCGCTGATTCCGAGCGCGGTCATGCGCGACCCCTCATCCGAAGCACGAAAGCGAAGAAGGGAGCACCGGCGAACGCGGTGATCACCCCGATGGGTAGCTCGGCAGGAGCGATCACCGTGCGGGCGACGACATCGGCAGCGGCGAGGAACGCCGCTCCGCCGAGGAGCGACAGCGGCACGACCACGCGGTAGCTACTGGCCACTCCCAACCGGACCAGGTGCGGTACGACGAGGCCCACGAATCCGATCAACCCTGCCGCCGACACGGCTGCGGCGGTGGCCAAGGAGGCGGCGATCAACACGACCAAACGAATCCGCCCCGGCCTGACGCCCAGCGACCCGGCTTCTTCATCGCCGACACCCAGTAGATCCAGCAGGCGCCCGCAGGCGCAGAGAACCACCGAGCAGACCAGGACATAGGGCAGGACCAACACGACATCTCGCCAACCGGTCGTGTTCACCCCGCCGAGCATCCACGTGTAGATGAGTCGCAGGTCTTCGGTGTGCAGCTGTTGCACCAGCGTCTGAGCTGCGGTCAGAAACGCTGCGACCGCGACACCGGCGAGGACGAGTGTCCCCGCGCCCGGCCCGGAGGAGCGGCCCAGTACCCAGGCGAGTCCGACGCCGGTCAACGCGCCGACGAATGCTGCGAGCTGCACCGGGCCGACCACCCAACCCGCAGTGGCTGGCACCAGGGTGAGAGCGATGGTTGCGCCGAGCCCGGCACCGGCTGCTGCTCCGAGTAGATAGGGATCCGCCAGTGGATTACGGAACACGCCTTGGAAAGCCGCTCCAGCGCCGCCCAGTGCGGCTCCCACGAGGCAGGCCAACACCACCCGGGGTACCCGGAGTTGCCAGAGGATCGCGGCCTCGCGCTCCGAGAGAGGGGAGACGCCGCCGGTCAGCTGCGCAAGGATCTCCGCCAGTACTCGGGTCGCGCCCAGGTCGGCTGCGCCGATCAGGACCGAGACTGTGACGACCAGGAGCAGGAAGCCCGTACTCGCCAGCACATGCCGAAGGCGCAATCTGGTCGGCCGGGGCAAGGCCGAGCGCGGTGGGTCGATGGCCTCGGAGATGCCCCGAGGTCGTCTGCCGCTGGGATGAGGCGTGCTCACGGTGTGGTCGGCATTCCCTTCAGCACTGTTCTCGATGAACGGCGTCGTGATGAACGGCGTCGTGATGAACCGGGCGACCCTCGCGCCTGGCCGTGGCCAGGTGTCTCCCAGTCGACGCTGGGTGGGCTATGCCCGGTGTCGGGCTTGACGGCGTCGCGCTCTGCCAAGCCGGCGCCGACGACCCCACGCCTCGCCGCCGCTTGCCGGTACCTCGTGGTCCGAGCCGAGGGGATGTGGAAGCGTCGAGGGGGATGTGGAAGCACTGCGGACTCGCGTGCTGCGCGCTCGAACCAGGTTGCCGGTTGACGCAGCGCGGCAGCGGGGTCGGTGCCGGGTCGTTCGCTCTGCCGAGCCCATGGTCGACGTTTAGCCGGTTTCGGTCAGATCAGTGGGTTGTGAGTAGGCCGACCCGATGTGGCCTGGCAGGCCTGCCAGGCGTGGTCGCCCGTCCATCGGGGCCGGCCGGCGGCGGCTCGGTGTGTACTGGGCCGGACCGCCGCCGATGTGCGCAGCTGAGGCGAGACTGCGCGGTGGGGTCACTCGGTGGCGGTGGCGTCCACTGCCTCTGCGACGGCCGCGACCAGCTCCACGACCCGAGGCCCCCACCGGGAGGCGATGTCGTCGTCGAGCGCGATGATGTCGCCGTTGCGCACGGCGGTCATGGTCTCCCAGCCCGGTCGGGCGGCGACGGTCTCCGCCGACTGGCCACAGCATTGGGCATCGGCGAGGAAGATCAAATCGGGGTCGCTCTCCACGACGAACTCATTCGCCAGCTGCGGGTAGTCACCGCCGCCCGCTGCCTCGTCCGCGATGTTGGTCAGTCCGAACAAGCCGTAGATCTGGCCGATGAAGGTCGCCGATCCCGCGCTGTAGAGATCCTCGCTGACCTCATGGAAGACGGTCATGCCCTCCTGTGCCTCGGTGGTAGTGACGATCTCGTCGATCTGGGCTTCGAGGTCCGAGGCGAGGTCCTGGGCGGCTTCGGCGTGGCCGGTGGCCGTGCCGAGGACCTCGATCTGGGCGTAGGTGTCGGCCAGTTCGGTGGCGGCCGGGAGCAATAAGACCGGCACCTCCACGATGTCCATGGCCGTGACGAGGTCTTCGGTCTCGGTGTCGGAGGAGGCGATGACCAGATCGGGGTCCTCGTCGGCGACAGCCTGCGGGTTGATGGTGAAACCGGAGAGTTCGCTGGTCGGGGCCTCCGGCGGGTAGTCCGAGTTGTCGTCGGCCGCGATGACCTGGTCGCCGGCGCCGATGGCGAAGAGCATCTCGGTCACGCTGGGGCTGAGGGAGATGATCCGGTCCGGCTGGGCCGGGATGGTCACCGGATCGGCATCCCCAAAAGCGACCTCCGCGGGGAAACCACCGTCCTGGGTGGCGCTCTGCGAGGACGGGGTGTTCTCGGTCGAGTCCTCGCGGGTGGCGCATCCGGCGAGCCCGAGCACGCCTACCAGGGCGGCCAGGGGCAACAGGGCCCGATGGCGGCGGGGACGGTGGCGCGATGCACCGGGGTTCTCCGGTGAGTACTGCGTGGTCACAGCTGGTCCTCTTGCTCGGCCGACGCCTGGCGGACGGGCGACCGGCGGGCCGAGGATGGTGGCCTGCGTGGACGCGTGAACCCCTGCGTCGGGAGTGTCAACGTCGCTCTCGCCGGTAGTCGACCTGGCTTATCCCCGCATCGGGGCATTACAGTTGCGGCACAGCGCCGGGTTCGCACCGGACTTCGCCACCGGGAGGCGCTGGCAGGCGTTCGCTCGCCAGCGAGCGGGACCCTACCAGGACAGACGCCGGCCGAAGCGGCCCGAAGCAACCGTCATCGCCACACCCGATAGGCCGGTTGGCTTCATGTATCGCTCTGGTATGCCAAAGCGTTACCATGCATGGCGAGGATCACTTTCGAGGGTCTCGTAATTTTTCACGTGGCTGTTACAGTCCCATGTACTGATCGCCCATCTCAGGTTACGGGCGTATTAACCGCGGGCCACCGTCGTCCCGACCACCCATTACCGACTTGACCAAGTCG
This Actinoalloteichus hymeniacidonis DNA region includes the following protein-coding sequences:
- a CDS encoding cation:proton antiporter; the encoded protein is MHDTTIALIELGAVLFGLSLLGQASWRLGISPIPLYLIGGLMFGHGGLLPLQGIESFTGIAAEIGVILLLLLLGLEYSAQELVTGLRRSWAGGLVDLLLNATPGAIVALLLGWGPIGMLTMAGVTYISSSGIIAKVLGDPGRLGNRETPVVLSILVFEDLTMAVYLPVLTALLAGLSLIGGITAVGVALFAVTVVLVVALRYGSIVSALIDSRHPEAFLLRLLGAALLVAGIAAELEVSAAVGAFLLGIAISGSTAENATRVLAPLRDLFASVFFVVFGLNTDPSEIPAVLWAALALAAVTTVTKMLTGWYAAGRAGIGRAGRVRTGAALVARGEFSIVIAGLAVASGAVVPQLAPLATTYVLSMAVIGPLAARFVEPAAQWWLRRTSPAPQPTAGPTEQRPEGGAARSTNP
- a CDS encoding serine hydrolase: MRWQPFLLSGLLLVTGCGADASSATPPGEPSPAAAVESASDSTEAGEPFDWLGHLESDQDNVSVIFDDGRGTAWSTGADEPVPFASTRKILHLAAYSLGVADGSVGPESTVTLREWQSWYVPDTDGGAHPAALEALGIDPADADHEVPIDDVVNSMIVFSDNAATDLVRDHLGDDRLHAAAAQIGWEPTELPSMLGSLISLLMPNESETDHDVLAERFREDAEFRDQVLTEPLPSWDRQIEWANEAGLVAPRHLHELHKQLVEDGLGEAIAREIAIEHLSWTAVDGLTAKGGSMPGQISESWALRNPDGTLASITFAVHDMPQQSWLTAVMDFSHQTLLHEALTDPETATRLRNAVGAE
- a CDS encoding HNH endonuclease translates to MTTNGRAQQPNRATRLRWLLDRDGHTCIWCGREFSSVRIPTTDHLVPRVKGGPSWLENEVAACRRCNRTRGHISPVDWLADCERRGWRPDADRVLRALTAFADAVLERGGQRRARPYLQAQLRRMRRRTSAA
- a CDS encoding thiamine pyrophosphate-dependent enzyme, with protein sequence MTKNPVDEYFLTEIAGLSPVAAVDPADPIPGHPELTGTRLLGMFDSQVGSRHLDLAARALGAAGKGFYSIGSSGHEGNASVAAALRPTDPALLHYRSGAFFLERAGQVPGQRPLRDVLLGVVAASAEPISGGRHKVFGHRDLDIIPQTSTIASHLPRAVGLAFALERAKALGIDSERPADAVVVCSFGDASANHSTATGAINAALHCAYQGVGLPLLFVCEDNGIGISVRTPTDWIARSHRDLPGMTYLEADGSDLPAAFAVAKQAVAEVRRERRPVFLRLSTVRLMGHAGSDLESGYRSRSEINADYTRDPVTATARLLVGLGIATPQQLLDRYAALRAEVSDLATEVVGLPKLASAAEVMRPLAPISPIETAARAAVAAPAGRRATAFPDGLPESEGPLTLAQSINRALADLLLVDPGALIFGEDVARKGGVYGVTKGLQQRFGRRRVFDTLLDEQSVLGTALGAGLAGLLPIPEIQYLAYLHNAADQLRGEAASLRFFSAGQYRNPMVVRVAGLGYQKGFGGHFHNDNGLAALRDIPGLIVASPSRPDDAAAMLRTCAASARTDGSVCVFLEPIALYHQRDLHEAGDGDWAASYPAPGDPTMGQTPLGRARRYGDGPDLTLVSFGNGVRMSLRVARRLAEQGVGARVLDLRWLAPLPVDDLLAEAAATGRVLIVDETRRSGGVSESVVTALVDRGFDGRISRVTSEDSFIPLGAAAELVLLDEATIEAAAVRLLM
- a CDS encoding ABC transporter ATP-binding protein produces the protein MTALGISGVTVTYQGATPVVHDVAVDVGTGDWLGIIGPNGAGKSTLLKAIAGLIPHQGTVRLGELPLESMSHRDRARSIGYSPQIPQIPPGISVTDYILLGRTPYLPPLGREGRRDLIVVADVLRRLDLVALADRELGTLSGGERQRAVLARVLAQQPRLLLLDEPTTGLDLGHAQALLELVDRLRVEDGVTVVSTLHDLTLAGQYATRLLLLDRGRAVSVGTPDEVLTEPLITTHYDATVSVLIASDGSRVVTPARRR
- a CDS encoding MBL fold metallo-hydrolase, which encodes MIKTTSARRPRQRSFADRVTARPPDLRDMLRLFFSGELRTAATSAEGVPVVRAGLPEIESNATGITWVGHAGYVVRMGGACVLVDPVWSTRIPGIARRLTPPGIDWREVPRVDAVLISHNHYDHLDAPTLRRLAKTTPMLVPAGLGGWFARRGFQAVDELDWWESTDVAGLRFEFVPSHHWSRRTLFDTCRSLWGGWVIEGPSGHRLYHAGDTGYGHWFAEIGSRHPDIDVAMLPIGAYSPQWLSQHAHLNPEEAVRAFGDLGARRLATMHWGTFALSSEPVCEPIERVRQAWNATGWDRSRLWDLAVGESRILRGDRPVGESRLSPGATPTDER
- a CDS encoding LysR family transcriptional regulator, with protein sequence MLNPIHLRTLQECVRTGSFAEAARALGYTASAVSQQMMLLERSVGAPLFERSARSVRSTAVGELLAVRSRDALGALHQLEREVRAMVVGDQGRLRIGSFATANARVLPAALAAVVADRPGAEVHLDEGEPDEVLAGVLDATLDAAVVFEYDLDPRSWPAELSRVELLTEVLGLAVSADHRLGDRGEVGIGELADDPWICTREDTAGARSLTRLAASANFAPRIVCRSNDYGVIRDLVSRGLGVALLPGLAIEDGSLRVLRLIGWQPCRRVLALFRPGNTNPLLPLVLEHLTRVSSALPSTVLHETNPRL
- a CDS encoding cation:proton antiporter regulatory subunit, which translates into the protein MHVDVTALPGIGTRQDFRTGSGRRLGVITHRDGRLELIISDPDDEDTCRVSVPLTAEETGALAALLGTPELVLQLREEHSQVDGVTTSQLPIAPGSPFATRSLADTALRTRTGASVVAVARAGEVIPSPRPDFVFQAHDLIIIVGTDAGLALAAEILERG